A stretch of DNA from Bradyrhizobium algeriense:
CGGCCATCGAGACGAATTCGATCGGGCATGTCTGGGATTTCCTCTCGCTCCTCCGGTTATCCCGGATTTTGGTGGTTTTCACGCCAGGAGTGGGCACCCTTGCGCGAACGGAAGCGACTATTTCATCTGAAACGGGGCATGACTAGATCATGGGGCCATGATCGAGATCATGGTGCGACCATTGAAAGCCGGTTTCCGCCTTCCCCCGGGGCCACGGATCGAGTGCGGCGGGAAGGGGGCAAGCCGCCCTTTCCGCGCCGTATTCGCCGTGTTAACCGGGTGGGACGCGAGCGGCGGATAAGTCTGTACTATGTCGCGAGCCCGATTCGCCTGTAAAAGCCGCGAGATGCTTCGAACCATTGCCCTGACCGGTCTTGCGGCGCTGATCGCCGCCACCATGACTTCGCTTGTGCCGCCGGCGCAGGCGCAGATCGGCAATATCTTTTCCGATCCGCCGCTGCGGCCGCCGGGCGCCATTCCCCGCGGCAATCAGCAGCAGCAACAATTTCCCGACGACGACGAGGAAGTGCCGGAATTGCCGCGCGGCCGCCTGTTGCCGACCCCGAACCGTCCGCCGCCGGGGCAGGGCGCTCCGCCGCCGGGAAGCTTCCAGTCGCAGCCGCTGGCGCCGCCGCCGGGAACGACCGTCGCTCCCCAGGGCACGCAACCGGGTGTTGCGGTTCAGCCGCCGCAGCCGGGCCAGCCGGGCGTCGCCACCGCGCCGCCGGGCCAGCGCCAGCCGCCAGCCAAAGGCGTGCCGCAATCGCCGGCGACGCTACAGCCGGGCGATGAGGTCGTGTCCGAGCCGCCGGCCACCAAGATCACCAACAAGAAGGCGAGCTTCTCCGGCCTCGACAAGATCACCGGCCGCATCATCAATTTCGAGGAGGATATCGGTGAGACCGTGCAGTTCGGCGCGCTGCGCGTGAAGACCAGTGCCTGCTACACGCGGCCGTCGACGGAAGCTGCCAACACGGACGCCTTTGTCGAGGTCGACGAGATCACGCTGCAGGGCGAGGTGAAGCGGATATTCTCGGGCTGGATGTACGCGGCAAGCCCCGGCCTGCATGGCGTCGAGCACCCAGTCTACGACATCTGGCTGACCGACTGCAAAGGCCCCGACCAGACCATCGTCAGCGCACAGCCCGATCCGGCGAAGACAGTCGCGCCGCCGGCCGGGCAGAAGCGTCCGCCGCAGCCGAAGCAGGCGGCGCCGCGTCCACCGGGACTACCGCCGCAGCCGCAATTCCAGCAGCAGCCGCAGCAGGCTCCGCCGCCGCCACCCCCGCCGCAGCAGCGGCCGGGTGGACTGTTTGGCGGATTGTTCGGGAATTAGGACGCCCGCCTCCGCGTCGGCAGGTTGTACGCCCCCAAATACTCAGCATTCACCGTGTAGCCGCCACTTGCCGTCGGCAGTGCGCCTTACAGTAAGATCGCCCATGCGGATGTTCGTCGCGAGGAAATCGATGAAGCTGCGCACGCGCGTCGGCAGCGGCCCGGCGTGGCCGACGTAGATCGCATGGATGTCTTCGCGGTCCCCCGGATTGTAGTTTTGCAGCACCGGAATCAGGCGCCCGGCCTCGATGTCCGGACCGACGTGGAATAGAGCCAGGCGTGCGCAGCCGACTCCGCCGAGCGCGAGCCGGCGGACCGCTTCGCCGTCGCTGGCGCGTGCTGCTGGCGGCGGCAGCACCTCCTCGATCCGCTCGCCGCGACGGAACGGCCAACCGCGAATGCTGCGCGGAAAAGTCCAACCGATGCCGCGATGGCTGGCGAGTTCAGCCGGGGTCTTC
This window harbors:
- a CDS encoding DUF2155 domain-containing protein → MLRTIALTGLAALIAATMTSLVPPAQAQIGNIFSDPPLRPPGAIPRGNQQQQQFPDDDEEVPELPRGRLLPTPNRPPPGQGAPPPGSFQSQPLAPPPGTTVAPQGTQPGVAVQPPQPGQPGVATAPPGQRQPPAKGVPQSPATLQPGDEVVSEPPATKITNKKASFSGLDKITGRIINFEEDIGETVQFGALRVKTSACYTRPSTEAANTDAFVEVDEITLQGEVKRIFSGWMYAASPGLHGVEHPVYDIWLTDCKGPDQTIVSAQPDPAKTVAPPAGQKRPPQPKQAAPRPPGLPPQPQFQQQPQQAPPPPPPPQQRPGGLFGGLFGN